AGCCGTTGAGCTCCATGACGGAGGGGGAGATGTAGCCGATTCGGGCGCGGTAGCCGAACATGCGATGCTCCTGGAAGGATGCCTGACGTGCCCGAATCGTCCATGGGACGGCAGACGGTTCAGCCGGCGTCGTTGAACTTGTAGAACGGGTCGACGGGGTGTTCTTCGTGTGACTCGAGGAAGTCCCGCACGCGCGGCGCGAGGCGCGCTTCCAGCCCGCCGGCCTTCCGGCGCGGCGCCGGCGCGATCTTCTGCTTGACCTCCTTGAGCAAGGCCTTCTCGTCGAGCCGCACGTGCTTGCGGCCCCGGTAGAGTATCTCACCGTCCACCATGACGGTGTCCACGGCCCCCGCCCCGCCCCGGTAGACCATGGCGTCCACCGGCGTTTGATGTCTTGCGAGATACGGCTCCACGATGGGGCACGAGTCCACCAGCACCAGGTCCGCGCGCTTGCCCGGCTCCAGGGTGCCGCAGCGGGCGCCCCAGCCGAGGACGTCCGTTCCGCCCTCGGTGGCTGCGCGGAAGATGGCCTCCAGCGGCACGAGGCCTGGTCCGGCCCCGGGAATGCGCTGCAGGTTGGCCGCGAGGCGCATCTCCTGGAACATGTCGGGGCGGTCGTTCAGCGGGCTGCTGTCGAGCCCCATGCCGAGGCGCACGCCCGCGGCGTGAAACTCCGTCAACGGGGCGATGCCGCTGCGCAGGCGCAGGTTGGAGCTGGGGTTGTGGACCACCGCGGCGCCCTTGGCGGCGGTGGTGCGCGCGTCCTCGCGGTTGAGCCACACGCCGTGAGCCAGGCTCACGTCCGGCGCCAGGAAGTCCAGTCCGGCGAGCCACTGCACCGCGCTCCTGCCGTATTCCCGCAGGAAGTACGAGCGCTGGTACTTGGTCTCGAGCACATGGATCTGGATGCCCAGGCCGTGATCGCTGGCCTCCCGGCGGATGGCGCGCAGGAGGTCCTCGGTGCACCACTGGGGCCCGGCCGGCGTCAGGAACAGCCTGGCGTGGCCGCCGTCGCCATCCAGTGAGCCGGCAAGGCGTCGCGCGGTCCTGAAATAGTCGTCCGGCGCGGCGGTCCGGGACCTGCTGTAACGCTCGGCCGCCTGCTCCCGCAGCGACGGCGGCAGCGACGCCAGGAACTCGTCGTCACCGTACACGATGTGGTTGCGGTCGCGGATGTCGAGGCCGAAGGACACGCGCATGCCCGCGTCGCGGTAGGCGCGCAGCCGTTCGTCCACGTCGGCGTCGTAGGTCTCGGGCGAAAGGCTGGAGTTGTAGTGCAGGCACGTGGTGATGCCCGCCTCGATCATGGTCTTGCAGGCGTAGAGCACGTCCAGGTAGGGATCGAGCCCAGCACGGGGCTCGGCCGCGAACCGGGAGATCTCGAAGCAGTCGTCCCTGCCGCCCAACTGGAAGTCCGTGAGCCCCTTGCCGTGCTGGTGCGCGTTGACGAACCCCGGGATCACCCAGTGGCGCGAGGAGCCCACCACGGCGGCGCTGGCGTAGGAAGTCTTGAGGTCCTGGTAGCGTCCCACCTCGACGATGTCCCGGCCCGACACGGCCACGGCGCCGTTACGGATCACTCCCGCGGCGCCGTCCCGCGCCATGGTCACGACGAACTTGCCTCGAACGAGATGGTCCATTCTCGACCTCCTACTCCCTAAGCCTCCAGTCCCAGGAACCGCAGGCAGTTGCCCGAGGAAATCCATTCACGCTCCTCGGCCGTGAGCCGCAGCGCGTCGAACTCGTCGTCCGGCACTTGGTCTCGGAACTGAAACGGGTAGTCGGACCCGATGACCACCTGCCGAACGCCCACGGTGTCGATGAGATAACGCACGGTGCGGTTGTCGAACATCACGTCGTCGTAGAAGAACATGCGCGCGTACTCGGAGGGCTTCCGCGGCAGGAGCGCGTGGAAGTTGGGGTTCTGGTGCCACGCGTTCTCCAGACGCGGCAGGAGTTGGGTGAAGGTGCCGCCGCCGTGGCTGAAGCACAGCCGCAGGTTCGGGCACGCTTCCATGAGCCCGCCGGTGACCATGCTGGCGATGCCCAGGGCGCCCTCCAGCGGGAACGCCACGATGTTCTCGATGAACGGCGGCCCCACCACGCGGTCCATGAAGGTGACGTGCTGGGCGTGAACGAAGATGGGCACGTCCAGCTCCTCGGCGGCCTTGAAGAACGGCAGGAACTCGGGCTCGCCCAGGCTCTTGCCGTTGACGTTGCTGAGCAGTTCGACGCCGTGAAGGCCCAGCGACTTGACCCGCGCCAGCTCCGCCGCCGCCAAATCCACGTCCTGGAGCGGCACCGAGCCGAGAGCGTAGAAGCGCTCCGGGGCCTCGTCCACCATGCGCATCAGCACCTCGTTCAGGTAACGCGCCAGGTCGCGCCCGTCCTCCGGGTCCAGGCGGTAGGCGAGAAGCTCGGGCATGGGCGACAGCACCTGGCGGTCCACGGCGTAATCGGCCGCGGCCATTTCCCGCAGACGGCGCGGCACCGACCAGCAGCGGTCCAGCACGGTGCGGAAGTTCCGCCCGGCGATCATCACGTTGGCGGTCTCCGGCCCGGTGTGGTCCATGGAGGGCCAGCGGTTGCCGGCGGCGCGATTCCCCACCGCGGGGAAGTCTTCGGGGACGATGTGGGTGTGAACGTCGATGACCATGGAGGAAACTCCTGATGGGTGCTGGATTGGTGACTTACAACTTCGATCCGGGATTCGGGGTCCGGTTACGCGGTATCGGGCTGGGACGGGGCGATGATGAATAGACTCAGAAACCCGGACATCACCAGCGTCACGGCAAACAGCGCGAAGGAAACCGTATAGCTGCCCAGCCAATCGAAGAGAAAGCCGAAGAACGGCGGCCCCAGCGCGGCGAACCCGTGGATCAACAGAAAACCGAGGCCGCGGATGCTGCCCATGGACAGCCGTCCGAAGAACCGCGCCCACATCAGGTCGGGCAGCACCATGTTACCACCGAGCCCGACCCCGTAAAAGAAGAACCCGGCGTATACCAGAGCCAGCGAGTCGGACGTGATGGCCAGGGTCAGGCCGGCCGCCTGGATCAGGAACTTGGCCAGGGTGGCCCGGCGCACATCCACGCGCTCGGCGATCAGGCCCCA
The sequence above is drawn from the Deltaproteobacteria bacterium genome and encodes:
- a CDS encoding amidohydrolase family protein encodes the protein MDHLVRGKFVVTMARDGAAGVIRNGAVAVSGRDIVEVGRYQDLKTSYASAAVVGSSRHWVIPGFVNAHQHGKGLTDFQLGGRDDCFEISRFAAEPRAGLDPYLDVLYACKTMIEAGITTCLHYNSSLSPETYDADVDERLRAYRDAGMRVSFGLDIRDRNHIVYGDDEFLASLPPSLREQAAERYSRSRTAAPDDYFRTARRLAGSLDGDGGHARLFLTPAGPQWCTEDLLRAIRREASDHGLGIQIHVLETKYQRSYFLREYGRSAVQWLAGLDFLAPDVSLAHGVWLNREDARTTAAKGAAVVHNPSSNLRLRSGIAPLTEFHAAGVRLGMGLDSSPLNDRPDMFQEMRLAANLQRIPGAGPGLVPLEAIFRAATEGGTDVLGWGARCGTLEPGKRADLVLVDSCPIVEPYLARHQTPVDAMVYRGGAGAVDTVMVDGEILYRGRKHVRLDEKALLKEVKQKIAPAPRRKAGGLEARLAPRVRDFLESHEEHPVDPFYKFNDAG
- a CDS encoding amidohydrolase family protein, coding for MVIDVHTHIVPEDFPAVGNRAAGNRWPSMDHTGPETANVMIAGRNFRTVLDRCWSVPRRLREMAAADYAVDRQVLSPMPELLAYRLDPEDGRDLARYLNEVLMRMVDEAPERFYALGSVPLQDVDLAAAELARVKSLGLHGVELLSNVNGKSLGEPEFLPFFKAAEELDVPIFVHAQHVTFMDRVVGPPFIENIVAFPLEGALGIASMVTGGLMEACPNLRLCFSHGGGTFTQLLPRLENAWHQNPNFHALLPRKPSEYARMFFYDDVMFDNRTVRYLIDTVGVRQVVIGSDYPFQFRDQVPDDEFDALRLTAEEREWISSGNCLRFLGLEA